The following coding sequences lie in one Myxococcus xanthus genomic window:
- a CDS encoding response regulator has translation MTTLRKVMLVDDEDDIRTIGNLSLSRVGGWQTVLAASGAEALEKARAEKPDLILLDVMMPGMDGPTTFGRLRAEEATAHTPIIFMTAKIQKQEVARYLELGALGVIGKPFDPMTLPQEIRKLVPG, from the coding sequence ATGACGACCCTTCGCAAGGTGATGCTCGTTGACGATGAAGATGACATCCGCACCATCGGCAATCTCAGCCTCAGCCGTGTGGGGGGATGGCAGACGGTGCTCGCCGCGTCCGGCGCGGAGGCCCTGGAGAAGGCCCGCGCGGAGAAGCCCGACCTCATCTTGCTGGACGTGATGATGCCGGGCATGGATGGGCCCACCACCTTTGGCAGGCTGCGCGCCGAGGAGGCCACGGCGCACACGCCCATCATCTTCATGACGGCGAAAATCCAGAAGCAGGAGGTCGCGCGCTACCTGGAGCTGGGCGCGTTGGGCGTCATCGGGAAGCCCTTCGACCCGATGACGTTGCCCCAGGAGATTCGCAAGCTGGTGCCAGGGTGA